GGACCGGGCGGCGTCGGCGGAGGACACGTTGTAGTAGACGCTGCCGTCGTGCCCGCGCGCGTTGCCGGTGATCATGTCACCCGGCTGCCCGGCGACGAGCACCTCACGGTGCCCGGACACGTCGACCCGTACGAGCGCTGGTCGCCTGCCCACCGAACCGCCCAGCATCGAGACGGTCAGCGAGCCGTCCGGGTTGAGGGTGACGTTCTCCGGCGCGTCGCCGACGGCGAAGTCGAAGGAGGCGACGGTCTTCACGTGGGTGACGACCGGCTTCGGCTGCGTCTGGTCCGTCGCGGCGGACGCGTACGGCGCCGAGACGAGCACGGCCGACGTCGCGGCAACCGCCGCCGCGAGTCTGAACCGCTTCTTCAGGGGGATTCGTCTGTCGTTCATCACAGTCTCTTCGTGTTGCGGCCGTGCCCTCCCCCAGCCCTGGGCAGCCCTCAGCAGGGTGCGGACAGAGCTGGAGGAGAAGCAGCGTCTCCGGTAGCGGCTGCCCACGAGAGTGAGCAGTTCGTCGGGCTCGGCCAAGTCGGCCGCGTTCGCTTCGATGTCCCCGCGTCGGCGTTGCGCGAGCACGCGCGAGGTGTCCGGCGCCCTCGGTCCGAGGCGTCACGCGTGGCTGCTTGGCCTCATGCCAAGCTAGGGGCTTGGCCTTGTCGGGTGACAGGTCGGGCTGTACGGGGGAGCGGTGTTCCGGGCTGTGGCACGGCCCCCCACCCGCCGAACAGGCGGTCCTAGGCGAGGGTCGCGCGGGCGTCGCCCGCGGAACGCCGGACGGCGGTGGCGGTCAGTTCCCTCACCTTGTCGGCGGGCACCGGGACGCCCGGGACCTCGAAGAACCAGCGCCCTGTCTCCTCCTGGGTCAGCCCCTCGGGCCGCGCCGACAGGTACGGCTGGACGTAGACGGGGGTGCCCGGCTCGCTGCGCCAGCTGTCGGCGAGAGTGCCCATGTCCACGGCGTCGTAGCCCAGCGCGTCCAGCAGTTCGGCCACCTGGGACTTGGCGGCCTTGTCGTCACCGGCGATGGGCAGGGCGCTGCGATCGTCGGCGTCGGCGGGTCGGGCGGAGCTGAACAGGCGCACGAAGTCGATGCTGTTGAAGGCCTTGACCACCTGGGAGTCGGTCAGATGGCGCTGGACCAGTGCGCTGGAGGTCTGCTCGCCGGCGTCGAGCTCGGCGATCCGGTCGTCGCGCTCGGGGTAGTAGTTCATGGTGTCGATGACGGTCTTGCCGGCCAGGGCGGCGGCGGGCAGCTGCGCGTAGGTGTTCAGCGGGACGGTCGCCACCACCAGGTCGCCGGCCTGCGCGGCCTCGGCGGGGGTGGCCGCGCGCGCCTGTTCGCCGAGGTCGGCGACGAGATCGGCGAGGGTCTCCGGGCCGCGGGAGTTGCTCAGCACGACATTGAGGCCGGCGGCGACCGCCAGTCGGGCCAACGCGCTGCCGATGTTGCCGGCGCCGATGAGGCCGAGGGTCTTGGTCACGGGTCGATCTCCTTGCGGGGTGTCAGCCTCTCGGCCGGGGTGATCTTGGAGGCGTCGCGGACGAAGGCGAGCACCTCGTGTCCGGCGGCGGTGGCCCGTTCCACGAACAGGGCGCCGGTGGCTCCGGTGGCGCCAAGGAGGAGGAATGTCATCGGACAGTGTCTCCCGGTGCGCCCCGAGCGCATGGCGGAGAACTTCGACGTCTTCGACTTCCAGCTCACCGACGACCAGATGGCGGCCGTCGCCACCCTGGACACCGGGGCGACGCTGTTCTTCGACCACCGCGACCCGGCGATGGTCAGCTGGCTCGGCGCACGGCGGCTGGACGGCTGACCAGGCAGACGGCGGCGCCGTCGCACCAGGAACGAACGCGATGGGTCAGCGAAGGCAGCGGCGCGATCTGTTCCCGAAGTGATTCCGGTGTCTCGTCCGGGTGTCCGGTGAGGACGTTCCGCAACGCGTGCTGCCGCTGATCGGTCCGACGGCCTGGGTGATCGACGATGTGTCGGTGGTGCCCAAGGACGGGCGGATGTCGGCCGGGGTGGCCCCGCAGTACTGCGGGGCCTTGGGAAAACGGGCCAACTGCCAGGTCGCGGTCGGTATTCATGCCGCCTACGGCGCCAACGCGCTCCTGTGGACCGCATGGTCCGAGCGCGGACCTGCCTACGTCCTGCCGTCCGGTCGGACGTGAGCGCTCCGGGAATCTCACGCCTCACACGTCCGGGAGCGATGCTCCCGGGGTGGCGTCGTGTGACGACCCATCAGGAAAGCCGGCATGAGGTCAGCATTCAGGTCAGCGGGCCCTTCCCCGTGGTTTCAGCGGCGTGGGCGGCAGTTCCGGTGCGCGCAGCGGATCCCCGTCGTAGCCCCTCACCTCGCCGAAACGTGCCCCCTTCATCCAGTCCTCGCGCGCCTGGACGATCTCTTCCTGGGACCGGCCGACGAAGTTCCACCACATGACGAGCTCCTCCTCGAACGGCTCGCCGCCGAGGAGCATCAGGCCCGCGTCGGACTCGGCGCGCAGGGGCAGCTCGGTGCGGCCGCAGCCGAGGTAGAGCATCGAGCCGGGCAGGACGGGCACTCCGTCGACGTGCACCTCGCCGGACATCGACAGCACGCCGTACTCGAAGTCGGGGTCGAGCGGCAGCCGGACGTCGGCGCCGCGGGCGAGCGCGAGGTCGGCGCCCACGATCGGGGTGTACGCCGAACCGGGTGACGTCGAGCCGTCGAGGCCGCCCAGGAGCACGGTGGCCGTGAGGCCGGGAGCGGTGACCGTGGGCAGGTCGGCGTGGTGTTCGAAGGCGGGGTCGGTGTGGCGGTGGGCGTCGGGCAGGGCGACCCAGAGTTGGGCGCCGTGCAGGAGGCGGGCGTGCGCCTTGGGGCTCTCCTCGGAGTGGCTGATCGCGCGCCCGGAGGTCATCAGCCCGAGCTCCCGGGGCCGGATGGTCTGCAGACTGCCGGTCGAGTCGCGGTGCAGCACTTCGCCCTCGTGCAGCCAGCTGACGGTCTGCAGACCCATATGGGGGTGCGGTGGGACCTGCATGCCGGGTTCGTCGGCGATGTCGTCGGGGCCGTAGTGGTCGACGAAGGCCCAGGCGCCGATCATGCGTCGGCCGAGGTTCGGCAGCAGTCGGCGCACCTCGGTCGACCCGCCGAGCTTGACGCGCCGGGGGCTCAGCAGCTCGCGGACGGGTTCGGCGACGACGAATCCACGGCCGCCGCACACACTCGGTACGGGCGCACGGTCAAGGTTGCTCATGCCGCCCAACCTAGCGCTGAGAAGCGGGGATGCGCAGTTCCTGCGAGCGGGGAGCCGTCGGACCGGGGCTTCTCGGTCCTTCGGCGGTCTCTCAGGGGCGAGGTCCGTCCGTCAGCGTCGCCGCGAGTTCCGTGGTGGCGCGGACTACCTCGGTGTCCGGTTCCGGCTCGGCGAGCAGCTGTCGCAGGACGCCGCGCTGCGCGCGGACGGCGAGGCGGGCCTCGCGTTCCCATGCGACATGGTTGCCGGGGTGGCGCAGCAGCTTCGGGTACGCGGCCGCGGTGCTCTCCCACTGCCGGGCGTCGGCGATGCTCTTCAGCAGGCGCAGTATGTCGGCGCGACAGGTGACCTGCGGGAGCCGGACGAGTTCCCAGAGGAACGGGACCGTCGCCGCCGTCGCCTGGTCCACGACGAAGCCGTACTGGCAGATGCGTCGGCGCAGTTGACCGAGGGCCGAGCCCGCGGTGTCGGCGTCGCCCCGGGCGACGGTGGTGAGCAGGTGCGGGATGGCCGCGGCGGACCCGGTGGAGTCCTTGATCTCGGGCCACGGCACGTGTCCGAGGTCTTCCAGGGCGGGGGTTCTCTTCGTGGCAGTCATGTCAGGGGTGGAGACGGGTCGGGAGCATGGCCCAGACGGTCTTGCCCATGGGGGAGCGGCGGGTCCAGCCCCAGTGCTCCGAGAGGGCTTCGACGATGTGCAGTCCGCGGCCGTGCTCCAGCAGGGGATCGCCGTCGTGCGGGTAGAGGGGCGGGTCGTCGCTGGGGTCGGTGACGGCGCACACCAGGTGCGAGCGGCGCAGGCTGAGCCTGAGGCGTACGTCGAAGTCGTCGGCCTCGGGGTCCGGGAGCGCGTGCAGGACGGCGTTGGCGGCCAGTTCGGTGACGACCATGACCGCGTCGTCCGAGCAGTGGTCCAGGGACCAGCCGTCGAGCACGCGGTGGGTGAAGTCCCGCGCCTGCGCGAATCCCTCCCGGCTGCCCGCGAGCGGCAGCACGGCGGTTCTGGGCGAGTCACGGACGGACTCGTGGCTCCGGAACTGCGCAGGTGATGACACGGTGCATCTCCCTGATCCCTGAGACGACGTCAGGACGGTCTGCCAGAAGTGCGGTTGACGGCATGGCTATTATCCACGCTGACAGTGTCCTCGTGCAATTTCACGGGAAATTGCGCGTACGAGCCACGGGCTACGAGCGAGGAGAGTGCTATGTCGTCAGTGCCGAACGGGGTACAGGCCAGCGCGCTGGACGTCCGCTGGATGAAGAGCAGCCACAGCAGCGCCCAGGGCAACTGCGTGGAGGTCGCGGCTCTGGACGGGGGAGACGTCGCCCTGCGCAACTCCCGTGATCCCCATGGGCCCGCGCTGGTCTACACGCCGGCCGAGCTGGCCGCGTTCGTCGCCGGGGCGAAGGACGGGGAGTTCGACCACCTGCTGTGAGGGGGGCGCGTCGTGAGGGTGTCGTGAACATCTGAGGGGGACTCAACTGCCGTGCCCCGTGCGGTCGGAGGCCGTCGGATGCGATGATTGGGTCTGTCGTCTGCCGGTCCACAGGGAGTCAGGATGCCTTTCGAGTCACCTCGCGTCTCCCGCCTCGAACCGTATCTGAATCGGGCCGAGCCCGCCCCGACCTTGCTGAAAATGCTGGTCGGCGTGCAGCTGGCGGGTATCCGGGAGGACGTCGGCCTCTCACAGGACCAGGCAGCGCGCGCCGTCGGATTCAGCCCGGCGAAGCTGTCGCGCATAGAGGCGGGCAAGGGGCGTCGGCCGCCCACCGAGGCCGACGTCCGTGCGCTCCTGGAGCAGTACGGGACCGACGCCTACGAGGCCTCCGTGCTGCTGCAGTTGCTGCGGCGCGCGGGCGAGCCGGGCTGGTGGCAGCGGTACGACAAGCGGCTGATGCCCGAGTGGTTCGACCGGTTCGTCGGACTCCAGGAGGCGGCCATCGCGATCCGTACCTTCGAGATCCAGTACGTGCCGGGGCTGTTGCAGACCCCCGCGTACACACGGGCGGTGGTGGAGCGCGGGCTGCCGTCGGCCCCGACCCGCGAGGTCGAGCGCCGTGTGGAGCTGCGGACGCGGCGAGCCGAGCTGCTGCGCCGCGCGGACGCCCCGCAGGTGTGGGCGATCCTCGACGAGTCGGTGCTGCTGCGCGTCCTGGGCAGCCCCGAGGTGATGCGGGAGCAGCTCGCGCATCTGGTGGCGGTGGCCCGGCTGCCCCATGTGACCGTCCAGGTCGTCCCGTTGGACCTGACGCATGCCTCCGCGCCGACCATCCCCGTCACCTATCTGCGCTTCGGCGGCACCGATCTGCCCGACGTCGTCTATCTGGAGCAGATCACGAGCGCCACGTTCCTGGAGGACCAGGACGAGACGGAGGAGTACCGGATCGCCCTGGACCGGCTGGCCGACGAGGCCCTCAACCCGCGGGAGTCCCTGGCGCTGCTGGAGCAGACGGCGGAGCGGCGCTACGCCGCTCCGTGATCACGCCCTGCGCGACCCCGCCCGTGACTACGGGCGCAGGCGGCCCACACCGCCGAACTCGATCCACTCCTGGGTGAGTTGGCGCGGAGCCACCTCGTTGTCGGGGCGCCAGGTGGAGACCTCCACCAGCCCGGGGTCGAGGATGTCCATGCCTTCGAACAGCGCGGCGACGTCCTTCTCCTGGCGCACCCGGCCCCAGTGCCCCTGGGTGGCCTGGTCCATGAAGTCGGTGACGAACTTGCGGACCTCGGGGTCCTCGCTGACGAGCTGACACATCACCAGATAGCTGCCGGGCGCCAGCCGTTCGGCCACCCGGCGGACGACGGCCTGCGGACCGTCGGTGTCGCTGTCGGGGATGCAGTGGAAGACCGAGTTGAACAGCACGGCCACCGGCTGCGAGAAGTCGATCAGCCGGGTGGTGTCCTCGTTGGTGAAGATGGCCTCGGTCTCGCGCATGTCGGCGTGGATGACGGTGGTGCGCTCGTCCTGCTCCAGCAGGGCCCGGCCGTGGACGAGGACCATCGGGTCGTTGTCGACGTAGACGACGTGCGTCGTCGGGTCGATGCGCTGGGCGACCTGGTGGACGTTGTCCTGGGTGGGCAGGCCGGAGCCGTGGTCGAGGTACTGCCGGATCCCGTACTCCTGGGTCAGGGTCCGCACGATGCGCTGGAGGAAGCGCCGGTTGTTCAGCGCAAGGGCGCGGGTGCTGGGGACGACCTTGTCGAGCTCCTCGCAGGCGGCGCGGTCGGCCGCGTAGTTGTCCTTGCCGCCCAGGTAGTGGTCGTACATGCGCGCGGCGGTCGGCACCGTGGCATCGATCGACGTGGACAGCTGCTTGCCAGGCTGCATCTCTTCCCCCAGATCCCCGCCGTGCCCTGGTCTGGCGCGGCCGACAACCCATCCTAGGGAAACGGCAATTGGCGTGGCCACCCCTTGATCGACGGTTCCCCTGAAGGCGTCGACCCGGCGCGGCCGTCCGGCGTGTCGGCCAGGCGCGTCGACCGTTGAATCGACGGCCGCTTCGGCCACCGCGTCGACCTGGACTGGCAGTCCAATGACTGGACGTATGGTCTAATGCTTTCATGGATTCACGTGATTCGGGGGACTCCCGGGGTGCCCGGGATGCTGAGCGGGACGCGATCCTGCGGGCGCTGGGGCCTGTCGTCGCCGGGATCGCGGCGACGTTCGGGCCGGTGTGCGAGGTGGTGCTGCACGACTACCGGCGACCGGAGAAGTCGGTCGTCGCCGTCGCGGGGGCGGTGACGGGGCGCACGGTCGGCGGCGCGATGAGCGAGATCGGCCTGCGGGTGCTGGCCCGTGGAGACACCGCCGACGACGAGCTGAACTACGTCACCCGGATCGGCGACGGGCGGCTGGTGAAGTCGTCGACGATGCTGCTGCGCGACTCCGCCGCCGCGGTCTTCGGCGCGCTGTGCGTCAACGTGGACGTCACCGAGGTCACCCGCGCGCAGAGCCTGCTCGCCGCGCTGGCCGGCGCCGGGGGGACGCCGACGGGAACACCGGAGGGAGTGCTGGGGAAGGCGCCGGTCACCACCTTCGGCGACGACATCGACTCCGTCGTCGACGCTCTCCTCGACGCCCATCTGGCGCGCCAGGAGCAGACCTGGGCCGGCCTCGACCGGACACGGCGCCTCGCGCTCTTCCGGAGCCTGGACGAACACGGGGTGTTCGCCGTGCGCCGCGCGATCGAGCAGGTCGCCGCCCGCCTCGGCGTCTCCCGCGCCTCCGCGTACAGCTATCTCTCCCAGGCCCGGGCCTCGACCGACCCGACCGCCGCCGACACCTCCCAGGGAGCACGCCCGTGACGACCACACCTGCGCCGATCACCCTCGACGACGTCCGTGACGCGGCCGCCCGGCTCAAGGGCGTCGCCCACCGCACGCCCGTCCTGCGCTCCCGCACCCTCGACGCGCTCGTCGGCGCCGAGGTGCTCCTCAAGTGCGAGAACTTCCAGCGGGTGGGCGCCTTCAAGTTCCGCGGCGCCTACAATGCGGCCTCCCGGCTCACCCCCGAGCAGCTGTCCCGCGGCATCGCCGCCTACTCCTCCGGCAACCACGCCCAGGCGGTGGCCCTCGCGGCCCGCGAGCTGGGCGCCGCCGCGGTGATCGTCATGCCCGAGGACGCCCCGCGCTCCAAGCGGCGGGCGACGGAGGCGTACGGCGCCGAGATCGTGACGTACGACCGCTACGGCGGCGACCGGGTGGCCATCGCCGAGGCTCTGGCCGCCGACCGGGGCCTGACGCTGATCCCGCCCTACGAACACCCGCACGTCATGGCGGGCCAGGGCACAGCGGCCCTCGAACTCCTGGAGGAGGCAGGGGAGTTGGACGTGTTGCTCGCGCCGGTCGGCGGCGGCGGGCTGATCGCCGGCAGCGCCACGGCGGCCAAGGCGCTGCACCCGGGGATCAGGATCGTCGGCGTCGAGCCGGAGGCCGGCGACGACACCAAGCGGTCGCTGGAGGCGGGCCGGCGGATCGAGATCCCGGTGCCGCGCACCATCGCCGACGGCCAGGCCCTGCACATTCCGGGGGAGCTGACCTTCTCCGTGAACCGCCGGCTCGTCGACGAGATCGCCCTGGTGTCCGACGACGAGATCCGCGCGGCCATGCGGTTCGCCTTCGAGCGTCTGAAGATCGTGGTGGAGCCGAGCGGTGCGACCCCGCTGGCCGCCCTGCTCGCCGGCCGGGTGGACTCCCTGCCCCGCCGCGTCGGCGTGATCGTCTCCGGCGGCAACGTCGACGCCGACCGTTTCGCCGAGCTCTGCGGTCCCGCAACGACCTGAGCCCTGACCCCCACCTGCGCTCCTGCGCGTCTCCGCGCCGGTGTCCGGGCCCGGGTCCCCCGAATGGCGGCCTCCGGTGGCCGGGCGGACGATGGAGAGGTATGGGGGCCTGGCTACCACCGGCGGCATCCAGGGCCGTCGGGGAGACCGGCCCCGGCCGTGGTGAGGCGCGGTCGGAAGGAGGCAGCGTCATGCTGGAAGTGAAGACGCTCGACAAGCCGGACGAGCGGCGCGATTTCCCCCGCGGCCACCTCGAGGCCGTCCACATGACGAACCTCGATTTCGCCGTGGGCACCTTCGAGCCCGGCTGGCGCTGGTCCGAGTCGGTGGCCCCGATCGCGGGCACCGCCAGCTGCGAGATCCACCACAACGGCTACATCGTCTCGGGCCGCATGCACATCCGTATGGACGACGGCGGCGAGGGCGAACTGGGCCCCGGCGACGTCTTCGTGTGCCCGGCGGGACACGACGCGTGGGTCGTCGGCGACGAACAGTGCGTGGTCTACGACTTCGCCGGCTCGATGGCGAAGGAGTACGCCAAGGCGAAGGAGGGCTAGGCCCGGGCTCGACCAGGGTCAGACCGGGAGCAACCGCTCCACCAGTGCGCCGAGTTGGCGGGCGTTGCGGCACTCGTGCATCGCGACCAGCTCGGCGTACTCGGGTGCGGCCGAGTCGCCGGAGCCCCACTGGGGGAGCGGCTCCGGGTTCAACCAGTGGACGCGACGCGCCTGTCGGGCGATCCGCCGCAGCGCCGGCAGGTTCGGATCGCCCATGTTCGTCCGCGCGTCGCCCAGCACGAAGACCGTGGTGCGCGGGCCGACCGCCGTGCCGTACCGCTCCGTGAACTCGCCCAGGGCCGCGCCGTAGTCGCTGCTGCCGTGGTAGCCGGTCAGCGCGGCCTCCGCCTGGATGCGGGCGCCGAGGCCCGCCGGGTCGGCCGCGCCGTGTTCGAGCAGGGCGGTCACCTCGTCGACGCGGTTGACGAAGGCGAACACGCGTACCTTGGCGAACTGCTCGTGCAACGCCTGCACCAGCAGCATCGTGAAGTCGGAGAACCCGGACACCGAGCCCGACACATCGCACAGCAGCACCAGTTCGGGCCGTACCGGACGGCGCCGGCGGAGCACCGGCTTCATCGGCACTCCGCCCGTGGAAAGGGAGCCGCGCAGAGTGCGCCGCAGATCGATCGTGCCGCGCGCGGCACGACGACGGCGCGCGGCCAGCCGGGTCGCCAGCTTGCGTGCCAACGGCTGCACCGTGCGCCGTAGTTCGGCCAGCCGGTCCTTCCCGGCGTACAGGAAGTCGACCCGGTCCGCGGTCGGGGCCACGGCCCGCCGGGCGATCTCCTCCCGCCCCCGCCGCTCGGCGACCCGGCGGCGCGACTCCGCCGCCACCAGGGCCCGGAAGGCCTCGATCCGTCGCCGGATCTCGTCCTCCAGCAGTCGGCCGGCGAATCCGGACCCACCGCCCCGCGCCCGCAGATCGTCGCGGACCTGCGCCAACAGCGTCTGCGGCCGAAGCCGTTCGAGCGTCTGGTGCGAGGACCAGCCGTCCGAACCCGGTGAACTCCCGTACCCGCCAAGGCCGTCGACCGCCTCGATCGCCAACTGGGCCAGCATCGCGGTGTCGTCGGCGGCGAGCGCGGCGGCGAGCCGGTCGCGCAGCTCGTCCCGGTCGCCGGGCTCGCCCAGCGGGGCGCCGACGCCGCGCGGGAAGTACAGGTCGTAGACGGCGTCGAACACCCGCCGCTGCTCCGTCGAGTGCAGCAGCGTCGCGGCCAGCCCCTCGCGCAGCAGCCCGCGGTCCGCGAACCCCAGCGCCGCCGCGGCCTCGGCCGCGTCGACGGTCTCGCCGGTGCCGACCCGCACGCCGTGCTCCCGCAGCGCCGCGACGAACCCGGCCAGCCGCGCCGCCGTGTCCGCCGCATCGGTCTTGTGCGTCGTTTCCGTCGTACCCGTCGTACCCGTCGTAGGGGTGGTCATACGGCGTCCAGGTCGAGCTTCGTCGACGCCTTCAGGATGTCGTCCTGGTGCTTGAGGATCACGCCCAGACTGTCTCGTACGACGGTCTCGTCGAGGGTGTGGGCGCCCAGGGCGAGCAGGGTGCGGGCCCAGTCGATGGTCTCGGCGACCGAGGGAGCCTTGCGCAGGTCCATCGCGCGCAGCGCCCCGACCACCCGGACCACCGACTCGGCCAGCGCCGCGTCGATCCCGGGCACCTTGAGCCGGACGATCCGCCGCTCCAACTCCTCCTCGGGGAAGCCGATGTGCAGGAACAGACAGCGCCGGCGCAGCGCCTCCGACAGCTCACGGCTCGCGTTGGAGGTGAGGACGACGAAGGGGCGGCGGGTCGCGGTGATCGTGCCCAGCTCCGGGACGGTGACCTGGAAGTCGCTGAGCACCTCCAGGAGCAGGCCCTCCACCTCGATGTCCGCCTTGTCGGTCTCGTCGATCAGCAGCACCGTCGGCTCGTCGCCGCGCAGGGCGGTCAACAGGGGGCGCGGGAGCAGGAACTCCTCGCTGAAGATGTCCGTGCGGGTCTCGTCCCAGGTCTCGTCGCGGCCCGCGCTGATGCGCAGCAGCTGCTTGGCGTGGTTCCACTCGTACAGCGCCCGGGACTCGTCGACGCCCTCGTAGCACTGCAGCCGTACCAGCCGGGCCCGGGCCACCTGGGCGACGGCCTTGGCGAGCTCGGTCTTGCCGACCCCGGCCGGGCCCTCCACGAGCAGCGGCTTGCCGAGACGGTCGGCGAGGAACACGGTCGTGGCGACCGCGGGGGAGGCGAGGTACCCGGTCTCGGCGAGCCGGGCGGAGACATCGTCGACGGACGTGAACAACGGGGCCTCCGGACGGACGCGATCGGGGGAGAGAAGCATTTCCGATCACATATCTAAGCGCTTGTTCACCTCGCTTGTCGATGTCGTCGGCGATGTCGTCGGGGGTGTCGTCGGCCGTGCCGGCGCTGTCAGTGGCACCGGTTACGTTGTGTGCATGGGTGTGTATCTGGTGAGTGTCGCCACGCAGGACTGGTTCGCGCGGGAGGAGGGGGGACATGCGGAGGTCGCCTCGGCGCTGGCCGAGGAGCTGCGCCGACGCGGGCTGCCGCCGTACCGGCCCGGAGCGGGGGCGCGGGAGGCGCCGGGCTGGTTCGAGGAGAAGGTCAGCCCCTCCATGGACGGGTTCGTCGCGCTGTGCCGGGCGCGGCTCACGGACGCGGAGGTCGCCACCCTCCTCGACTGGTCCGTGCTGGTGCCGCTGTCGCTGGATGAGGGGATAACGCTGCCCGTCGGCTCGGCGTACACCGACGAGACGCTGGTCGCCGGGGCCCCGCAGGTCCTCGCCCTCGCCGAGCGCCTGGCCGCCGTCATCGGCCTGCCCCTGGACGCGATACCGGCGACGGGCGGGAATCTCGAACTGACCCTGTGGTTCCTGGACGGCGAGGGGCGAGAGGCCGCCGCCACCCACCCGGGCCCCTGGGCCGAGGACCTGGACGCGGCCTTCTACGTGGCGCTGTACCTGCGCGCCGCCCGGTACGCCCTGCGGTACGGCTGCGCGATGAAGTACTGCTGAACGTACTGCCGAGCACACGGCCGAGCGCGCAGCCCCTTCACCAGGTCACCGATAGGCGGCCGCGTTGCGTCGCGCCCACTCGGCGAAGCCGCGCGGCGCCCGGCCCAGCACCCGCTCCACGTCGGCGCTGACCCGCTGCTCGGCGGGCGTCGGCGCGCCGAGGATGGCCAGCGAGGTCTCGACGACAGGCTCCGGCATGAACGCCAGCATCTGCTCACGCGCTTCTTCCCGCGTCTGCTCGACGAACCGGACGGGCTCGCCCAGCGCCTCGCCGATCGCGGCGGCCCGCTGCCGGGGCGTGGTCGGCGCGGGCCCGGTCAACTCGTAGACGGCGCCGACGTGTCCGTCCTCCCGCAGCGCCACGGCCGCGACCTCGGCGATGTCGGCCGGGTCGACGGTGGGCAGTCCGACGTCCCCGAAGGGGGCCGGGGCGGTCCGGTGGGCGCGCACCGGTTCCACCCAGGCGTAGGCGTTGGTGTGGAAGCTGCCCGGCCGCAGGATCGTCCAGTCCAGGCCCGACTCCCGCACGGCGTCCTCGACGGCACGCATCACGCCCCCGTGCGACGGCGACTCGGGTCGTGTCACCACCCCCAGGGAGGACAGCAGCACCACGCGGCCGATCCCGCTCGCCTTCGCCGCGTCGAGAACGTCCCGTGGCCTGAGCAGATGCGCGCCGGCCCCACCGTCGTGGAGGAACAGCGCGTCGGCCCCGTCGAACACCGGCCGCAGGCTCTCCGCGTCGGTGAGGTCCGCGCGCATCTGCCGTACGCCGTCCGGGACCTCCGCGTCCGAGATGTTCCGGGACGTCGCGGTCACCCGCGCACCGGCCGTCGCGAGAATGCGGACCAGCTCACGGCCGACGTTACCGGTCGCCCCCGTCACCACGATCATGGCTAACTCCCTGCTGAGGATGGGTTGTTGCTCTTGCCTGTCGTCCTTGCACAGCGAAGCTAACACCGCTCGTATAGTGGGTACCTAGAGGAAAGTGACTCTCCCGGAGGGATGCACATGACCGCCCATGCGCCGGAGACTCCGACCGAGACGGATCCCGAACTCGCCTGCCCCATCGCCCCCGTCGTCGACATCGTGTTCAGCCGCTGGACCACGCCGATCCTGTGGACGCTGCACACTCAGGGGCGCCAGCGCTTCGTCGAGCTGGAACGCCGGATCGCGCGCATCACCCCCAA
This window of the Streptomyces sp. NBC_01275 genome carries:
- a CDS encoding VWA domain-containing protein, encoding MTTPTTGTTGTTETTHKTDAADTAARLAGFVAALREHGVRVGTGETVDAAEAAAALGFADRGLLREGLAATLLHSTEQRRVFDAVYDLYFPRGVGAPLGEPGDRDELRDRLAAALAADDTAMLAQLAIEAVDGLGGYGSSPGSDGWSSHQTLERLRPQTLLAQVRDDLRARGGGSGFAGRLLEDEIRRRIEAFRALVAAESRRRVAERRGREEIARRAVAPTADRVDFLYAGKDRLAELRRTVQPLARKLATRLAARRRRAARGTIDLRRTLRGSLSTGGVPMKPVLRRRRPVRPELVLLCDVSGSVSGFSDFTMLLVQALHEQFAKVRVFAFVNRVDEVTALLEHGAADPAGLGARIQAEAALTGYHGSSDYGAALGEFTERYGTAVGPRTTVFVLGDARTNMGDPNLPALRRIARQARRVHWLNPEPLPQWGSGDSAAPEYAELVAMHECRNARQLGALVERLLPV
- a CDS encoding MoxR family ATPase, which gives rise to MFTSVDDVSARLAETGYLASPAVATTVFLADRLGKPLLVEGPAGVGKTELAKAVAQVARARLVRLQCYEGVDESRALYEWNHAKQLLRISAGRDETWDETRTDIFSEEFLLPRPLLTALRGDEPTVLLIDETDKADIEVEGLLLEVLSDFQVTVPELGTITATRRPFVVLTSNASRELSEALRRRCLFLHIGFPEEELERRIVRLKVPGIDAALAESVVRVVGALRAMDLRKAPSVAETIDWARTLLALGAHTLDETVVRDSLGVILKHQDDILKASTKLDLDAV
- a CDS encoding NAD(P)H-binding protein, producing the protein MIVVTGATGNVGRELVRILATAGARVTATSRNISDAEVPDGVRQMRADLTDAESLRPVFDGADALFLHDGGAGAHLLRPRDVLDAAKASGIGRVVLLSSLGVVTRPESPSHGGVMRAVEDAVRESGLDWTILRPGSFHTNAYAWVEPVRAHRTAPAPFGDVGLPTVDPADIAEVAAVALREDGHVGAVYELTGPAPTTPRQRAAAIGEALGEPVRFVEQTREEAREQMLAFMPEPVVETSLAILGAPTPAEQRVSADVERVLGRAPRGFAEWARRNAAAYR